Proteins encoded by one window of uncultured Draconibacterium sp.:
- the hemC gene encoding hydroxymethylbilane synthase has protein sequence MKNTIRIGTRGSKLALYQAYRVKDELVPKFPEKQFEIVVIKTKGDKILDVPLSKIGDKGLFTKELEVAMFNDEIDMAVHSLKDLPTIFPEGTKLGAVLERGTVNDALVSKDHLKLAELTSEHTIATSSLRRKAQLLRLNPDFNIVEIRGNVNTRIRKMNEGYCDAMIMAGAGLQRLEMDEAITEILDPETMIPACGQGAIAIEIKDNDPEIEAIIAQINHKETMITSSAERVFLNTLEGGCQIPVGSTCKVEGNQVKITGFVASINGSKFLKETVSGPIENANEMARKLANKLFNAGGKEILDAIRTENLPVAETALPLKDKVIISTRPADIHDDLPELLTKAGASVVSLPMIQIEHTQLSEKEEQTIRNLEQYQWIIFTSKNGVVSFFKQLIEIKGNTALPNNLKIAVIGKNTAAELDYYGYAPYFTANENSSEGLLKELAEKHDLQNQNILLALGNLAGDKLETELSKTNSVTRINTYQTAKPADADSKILDTISDDHYDVIVFTSPSTFNNFCQFYGTENISKVKIASIGATTSEAIRQGGAEPLVTAENSNAEGLYKAIIDYYRTK, from the coding sequence ATGAAAAATACAATACGCATTGGTACACGAGGCAGTAAATTGGCCTTATATCAAGCTTATAGGGTTAAAGATGAACTGGTACCAAAATTCCCTGAAAAGCAATTTGAGATTGTCGTTATAAAAACAAAAGGCGACAAAATATTAGATGTTCCACTGTCAAAAATTGGCGACAAAGGCCTATTTACCAAAGAGCTGGAAGTAGCCATGTTCAACGACGAAATCGACATGGCCGTGCACAGTCTAAAAGATCTTCCCACCATTTTTCCTGAAGGAACAAAACTGGGAGCTGTACTGGAAAGAGGCACGGTTAACGATGCATTGGTCAGCAAAGATCATTTAAAACTTGCGGAACTAACTTCGGAGCATACCATCGCAACTTCAAGTTTGCGACGCAAAGCGCAATTACTGCGCTTAAATCCCGATTTTAATATCGTTGAGATCAGAGGAAACGTAAACACACGCATCCGCAAAATGAATGAAGGTTACTGCGATGCCATGATTATGGCAGGGGCAGGATTACAACGTTTGGAAATGGATGAAGCGATCACCGAAATTCTCGATCCGGAAACGATGATTCCGGCGTGTGGACAAGGTGCAATTGCCATCGAGATAAAAGACAATGATCCGGAGATTGAAGCAATTATTGCACAGATCAATCACAAGGAAACGATGATTACAAGTTCGGCCGAACGTGTGTTTCTGAATACGCTTGAAGGCGGCTGCCAGATTCCGGTAGGAAGTACTTGCAAAGTTGAAGGTAACCAGGTAAAAATTACAGGTTTTGTTGCCAGCATCAACGGAAGTAAATTTCTGAAAGAAACAGTAAGTGGACCGATTGAAAATGCCAATGAAATGGCGAGAAAACTGGCCAATAAATTATTCAATGCCGGCGGAAAAGAAATTCTTGATGCCATTCGCACAGAGAATTTACCTGTCGCTGAAACAGCACTTCCGTTAAAAGACAAGGTAATCATTTCAACTCGTCCTGCTGATATACACGATGATCTTCCGGAACTGCTAACAAAAGCCGGCGCATCGGTTGTTTCGCTGCCTATGATTCAAATTGAGCATACACAACTTTCGGAAAAAGAAGAGCAAACTATTAGAAATCTCGAACAGTATCAATGGATTATATTCACCAGCAAAAATGGTGTTGTCAGTTTCTTTAAACAGCTGATTGAAATAAAAGGAAATACTGCTTTGCCCAACAATTTAAAGATTGCCGTAATCGGTAAAAACACAGCAGCCGAATTGGATTATTATGGTTATGCCCCGTATTTTACAGCGAATGAAAATTCTTCTGAGGGTCTGTTAAAAGAATTAGCTGAAAAGCACGATCTGCAAAACCAAAATATTTTGCTGGCACTCGGAAATCTGGCTGGAGACAAACTTGAAACGGAACTGTCGAAAACAAATTCAGTTACCCGCATAAATACATATCAAACCGCAAAACCTGCGGATGCTGATTCAAAAATATTGGATACCATTTCAGATGACCATTACGATGTGATCGTATTTACAAGTCCATCCACTTTTAACAATTTCTGCCAATTTTACGGCACCGAAAATATTTCAAAAGTGAAGATAGCCAGCATTGGAGCAACAACTTCTGAAGCTATCCGACAAGGTGGTGCCGAGCCATTGGTTACTGCAGAGAATTCAAATGCTGAAGGGCTTTACAAGGCAATAATCGACTATTACAGAACAAAATAA
- the hemA gene encoding glutamyl-tRNA reductase — protein sequence MIGLLGLNHKTAPIKVREKFVFCEEDVKRFVPQLIDAGINGAIVVSTCNRTEIYFDYPEKDIFDCTSTLAKMLFDWRKADKSVGAHFYHKFQDEASQHLFRVASGLDSMALGEYQIVGQLKDAFAIADKYELHTPTLIRLFNKAFEAGKKVRTETALSKGAVSISYAAVELANKKLHNLNSHPTLLLGAGQTGELTLQNLLKKGCDKFTIINRTNEKAQELAKRYKGAAKEFSELQNELVHNDIVITSTASKKPLITKEMVEQVMIERQNKPMFFVDLSVPHNVAPDVAEIENVFVNDIDDLNAVVDKTFDIRKGEIEKAEAIIAEFVSDFSDWQHTRNLTPTFQSISDNFKKINEAELEGFIKRQSKDNTDEASMYADHITNKFIRLMIKNVKSITDNGRKKEYIELVNDLFKLAP from the coding sequence ATGATAGGATTACTTGGATTAAACCACAAAACTGCTCCGATAAAAGTTCGCGAAAAATTCGTCTTTTGCGAAGAGGATGTAAAGCGTTTTGTGCCGCAATTAATCGACGCAGGAATAAACGGTGCAATCGTTGTTTCAACGTGCAACCGTACTGAAATATATTTTGACTACCCGGAAAAAGACATTTTTGATTGTACTTCAACATTGGCAAAAATGCTTTTTGATTGGAGAAAAGCGGATAAAAGTGTGGGGGCACATTTTTACCACAAATTCCAGGACGAAGCTTCGCAACATTTATTCCGTGTAGCATCGGGCCTCGACTCAATGGCGCTGGGCGAATACCAGATTGTTGGCCAGCTGAAAGATGCTTTTGCCATTGCCGACAAATATGAACTGCACACTCCAACGCTAATTCGCCTGTTTAACAAGGCTTTTGAGGCCGGCAAAAAAGTAAGAACAGAAACAGCACTCTCAAAAGGAGCCGTTTCAATTAGTTACGCTGCCGTTGAACTGGCGAACAAAAAACTGCACAATCTTAATTCGCATCCAACATTGCTGCTTGGAGCTGGCCAAACAGGTGAGTTAACCTTACAAAACCTGTTAAAAAAAGGCTGCGACAAGTTCACGATCATTAACCGTACAAACGAAAAAGCACAGGAACTGGCCAAACGCTACAAAGGTGCAGCAAAAGAGTTTTCGGAACTGCAGAATGAATTGGTTCACAACGATATCGTAATTACATCAACCGCATCGAAAAAGCCACTTATTACAAAAGAAATGGTGGAACAGGTGATGATTGAAAGACAAAATAAACCAATGTTTTTTGTTGATCTTTCGGTACCGCACAACGTTGCACCAGACGTAGCAGAAATCGAAAATGTTTTTGTTAATGATATCGATGATTTAAATGCCGTTGTGGATAAAACATTTGACATTCGCAAGGGTGAAATTGAAAAAGCAGAAGCTATTATTGCTGAATTTGTTAGTGATTTTAGCGACTGGCAACACACTCGTAATCTGACACCTACTTTCCAAAGCATCAGCGATAATTTCAAGAAAATCAATGAAGCCGAACTCGAAGGTTTTATCAAACGACAGTCGAAAGACAATACCGATGAAGCTTCGATGTACGCCGATCATATTACCAACAAATTTATCCGCCTGATGATTAAAAACGTTAAATCGATTACCGATAACGGGCGCAAAAAAGAATACATCGAACTCGTTAACGATCTGTTCAAGCTTGCTCCATGA
- a CDS encoding sugar-binding protein has protein sequence MKAYWQVSFWLFIFLASQSIYCNADTSILTAQFTSEKIVIDGDAEHVWGKASFQPIAKLMSIVTTNEANGTVQSLWDGALLYIFITVEDRDVSTDAKQIYNQDGISVFVDLYNDKFPKYEEDDVQIIVNAKGESRSNGTDAARFAGAAALPIVDSNGDQIGYTVEMAYQIGGRPMENGTEIGFEVGINNADSESKKVTNRIFWSSSENKGLDDNSYWGTIVLQGFDEQSLKALDLYSLKNNLKKAKEMPFGIWQSETEHKQAIQQGEKAIKSNDQKIIYSADTQLAEAINKLRRKGVYSDPYDLPKISHLPDPFTFRDGRRVESQQDWKERAEEIKSLAEYYEYGIMPDQPEKVSATLDGTTLNIEVVDQGKTVKFDARLFLPDSAHQNIGTQYPVIVSIDFSSGRADTVYTNAGYALLSFRYTSVASDNNEHTGPFYELYPYNITSGSDAGTLLAWAWGASRCVDALEYLSKQEEKVVSQLDLNKLVVTGFSRCGKASLLAGLFDDRFGVVSPGASGSGGAAVFRYASFGNKAHQKPPYGNEYDWGTSPGCEVLGDRIRHQGYNANTMLARFLNPGRMYKTNSYGYAERLPYDHHEIVAAIAPRAVLITTAVDDYANNAEGDAISYEGAKPIYEFLGVSHHLGLNIRTTGEAGPFGGGHWLSDQQKRNLIAFANSIFFQKPLSEKFQDECYTNPYLPTFDKYYGGIQEMMPWRIKVEN, from the coding sequence ATGAAAGCTTATTGGCAAGTTTCTTTCTGGCTGTTTATCTTCTTGGCCAGCCAATCAATTTATTGTAATGCAGATACATCAATACTAACTGCTCAATTCACAAGCGAAAAAATTGTAATTGACGGTGATGCGGAACATGTATGGGGCAAAGCGTCTTTTCAACCTATCGCAAAATTGATGAGTATAGTCACAACTAATGAGGCAAATGGAACAGTTCAATCTCTATGGGATGGAGCTCTGCTTTATATATTTATTACGGTGGAAGATAGGGATGTTTCAACGGATGCAAAACAAATATACAATCAGGATGGGATCAGTGTATTTGTCGACTTATATAACGATAAGTTCCCCAAATACGAAGAGGATGATGTTCAGATCATAGTAAATGCCAAAGGCGAAAGCAGATCTAATGGTACCGACGCTGCTCGTTTTGCAGGAGCTGCCGCTCTCCCAATTGTGGATTCGAATGGGGATCAAATTGGATATACCGTTGAGATGGCTTACCAAATTGGTGGCAGGCCAATGGAAAACGGTACTGAAATCGGGTTTGAAGTTGGTATAAATAATGCGGATTCAGAAAGCAAAAAAGTAACAAATCGAATCTTCTGGAGTTCTTCTGAAAATAAAGGACTGGACGATAATTCGTACTGGGGAACTATTGTATTACAAGGGTTCGATGAACAATCACTTAAAGCACTCGATTTATATAGTTTAAAGAACAATTTAAAAAAGGCAAAAGAAATGCCATTCGGCATTTGGCAGAGTGAGACAGAACATAAGCAGGCCATTCAGCAAGGAGAGAAAGCGATAAAGTCAAACGACCAGAAAATCATATACTCAGCAGACACGCAGTTAGCCGAAGCCATAAATAAATTGCGTCGTAAAGGAGTTTATTCTGATCCGTATGATCTTCCGAAAATTAGTCATCTACCAGACCCTTTTACTTTCCGGGATGGCCGCCGTGTTGAAAGTCAACAAGATTGGAAAGAACGTGCTGAAGAAATCAAAAGTCTTGCAGAATATTACGAGTATGGAATCATGCCTGATCAACCTGAAAAAGTATCAGCAACATTGGACGGAACAACATTGAATATAGAAGTAGTGGATCAGGGGAAAACTGTGAAATTCGATGCCCGGCTTTTTCTTCCCGATTCAGCCCATCAAAATATAGGTACTCAGTATCCGGTAATTGTCAGTATCGACTTTTCCTCGGGTAGAGCAGACACTGTATATACCAATGCGGGTTATGCTTTACTTAGCTTTCGTTATACTTCAGTGGCCAGTGATAACAATGAGCACACAGGACCATTTTATGAACTCTATCCTTATAATATTACTAGCGGTTCTGATGCCGGAACTTTGCTGGCCTGGGCCTGGGGAGCATCGCGATGTGTAGATGCACTTGAATATCTTTCAAAACAAGAAGAAAAAGTAGTCAGTCAGCTGGATTTAAATAAACTGGTAGTTACGGGTTTTTCTCGTTGCGGGAAAGCCTCGTTGTTGGCTGGTCTCTTCGACGACAGGTTTGGAGTGGTGAGTCCGGGAGCTTCGGGAAGTGGTGGTGCTGCGGTTTTTCGTTATGCTTCTTTCGGAAATAAAGCCCACCAAAAGCCGCCATATGGAAACGAATACGACTGGGGGACTTCACCGGGCTGCGAGGTGTTGGGTGACCGAATCCGCCACCAGGGATATAACGCCAACACCATGCTGGCCCGTTTTCTCAATCCGGGGCGCATGTATAAAACAAACAGCTATGGTTATGCAGAAAGGTTACCATACGATCATCACGAGATTGTTGCGGCTATTGCTCCTCGTGCCGTACTAATTACAACTGCTGTTGATGATTATGCGAACAATGCAGAAGGAGATGCTATTAGCTATGAAGGAGCGAAACCGATTTATGAGTTCCTTGGTGTTTCGCACCATTTAGGATTAAACATACGTACAACAGGAGAAGCCGGTCCATTTGGTGGTGGACACTGGTTAAGTGATCAGCAAAAACGGAATCTGATAGCTTTTGCCAATAGCATCTTTTTTCAAAAACCTCTTTCCGAAAAGTTTCAGGATGAATGCTATACCAATCCCTATTTGCCAACTTTCGACAAGTACTATGGAGGCATTCAAGAAATGATGCCTTGGCGGATAAAAGTAGAAAACTGA
- a CDS encoding response regulator transcription factor, which translates to MKILIIEDEIALSDSIFQYLTDEGYVCETAYDYHTAAEHLDIHFYDCILVDINLPGGSGLDLIRQVKKDNKKMGIIIISARDSVDNRIEGLEIGADNYLTKPFHLAELNAHLKSINRRINFDGDNHILINEIKILPDSHQVFVNDNELQLTKKEYELLQFFVANKNKVITKTGLAQHLWGDYMDIADSYDFIYGHIKNLRKKLIKKGCTDYIKTIYGVGYKFDLNQE; encoded by the coding sequence ATGAAGATTCTTATTATAGAAGACGAAATAGCTTTATCCGATTCCATTTTTCAGTACCTGACCGACGAAGGTTATGTTTGTGAAACTGCCTACGATTACCATACAGCGGCCGAGCATCTTGATATCCATTTTTACGACTGTATTCTGGTGGATATTAATTTGCCTGGAGGCAGCGGCCTCGATCTTATCCGGCAGGTAAAAAAGGATAATAAAAAAATGGGGATTATCATCATTTCGGCGCGTGATTCGGTGGACAACAGAATTGAAGGACTTGAAATCGGTGCTGATAATTACCTTACAAAACCTTTTCACCTGGCCGAATTAAATGCACACCTGAAATCGATTAACCGGCGAATAAATTTCGATGGAGACAATCATATATTGATTAACGAAATAAAAATCCTCCCCGATTCGCATCAGGTTTTTGTAAACGACAACGAACTGCAACTAACTAAAAAAGAATACGAGTTGCTTCAGTTTTTTGTGGCCAACAAAAACAAGGTAATTACCAAAACCGGCTTGGCGCAGCATCTTTGGGGCGATTACATGGACATTGCCGACTCGTACGATTTTATTTACGGTCACATAAAAAACCTGCGAAAAAAGCTGATAAAAAAAGGGTGCACCGATTATATTAAAACCATATACGGCGTTGGTTACAAATTCGATTTAAACCAGGAATAA
- a CDS encoding HAMP domain-containing sensor histidine kinase has protein sequence MKLLTKISLNFLSISLFIFLTGLVVFYFVLRQQVNQNINVELQKRQTSIQNELKSAHGATTAPIDFEKKVEVTPIPANQNPVEGYSDTLIVDDETGAYTAYRQLQFVSEIAGQKYLVKIFKSHAETDNLMVRIILSMTLLVVALIIGLLILNRHISQKTLKSFYDTINKIKKYDLNTHEDFQLKESDIKEFNELNQVLISMTERIKDDYYNLKEYTENASHELQTPIAVIISKMELLLQSECMQEKELKTISDAYEASTRLSRLTNTLLLLSKIGNRQFPEVRKIDLTDIINTQLSFLEDVIESKKILVETPDEQYFAEMNPYLADILISNLLKNAIRHNHKNGSISIKITENQLTITNSGEKIQGTADDIFKRFYKSSSSDSSVGLGLAIVQKICEVSGFKALYSYEDNLHNFSIIFAPESNNFEA, from the coding sequence ATGAAACTACTTACCAAAATAAGTCTCAATTTCCTCTCCATTTCGCTTTTCATTTTCCTTACGGGATTGGTGGTTTTTTATTTTGTGCTTCGCCAGCAGGTCAACCAAAATATCAACGTCGAGTTGCAAAAACGCCAAACCAGCATTCAAAATGAATTAAAATCGGCACACGGAGCAACAACAGCACCAATCGATTTTGAGAAAAAGGTTGAAGTAACTCCAATTCCTGCTAACCAAAATCCCGTTGAAGGTTATTCCGATACGCTTATTGTAGACGATGAAACAGGCGCTTACACAGCTTACCGTCAATTGCAATTTGTTTCGGAGATTGCCGGGCAAAAATACCTTGTGAAGATTTTCAAATCGCACGCCGAAACCGACAACCTGATGGTTCGCATAATTTTATCAATGACACTGCTGGTTGTTGCTCTTATTATTGGACTTTTAATACTGAACCGGCACATTTCGCAAAAAACGCTGAAATCGTTTTACGACACCATTAACAAAATCAAAAAGTACGACTTGAACACGCACGAAGATTTTCAATTGAAAGAAAGTGATATCAAGGAATTCAACGAGTTGAATCAGGTTTTGATTTCGATGACCGAGCGCATAAAAGACGACTATTACAACCTGAAAGAATATACCGAAAATGCCTCTCACGAACTACAGACTCCTATTGCAGTTATTATTTCGAAAATGGAGTTGCTTTTGCAATCTGAATGTATGCAGGAAAAAGAGCTAAAAACGATTAGTGATGCCTATGAAGCATCAACCCGGCTTTCGCGACTAACAAATACATTATTACTTCTTTCGAAGATTGGAAACCGACAATTTCCAGAAGTCAGGAAAATTGATTTAACAGATATCATCAACACCCAACTATCATTCCTCGAGGATGTGATCGAAAGCAAGAAAATTTTAGTGGAAACTCCTGACGAACAATATTTTGCAGAAATGAATCCGTATCTGGCTGACATACTGATTTCCAACCTGTTAAAAAATGCCATCCGCCACAATCATAAAAACGGTTCAATTTCTATAAAAATAACTGAAAATCAGCTTACGATTACAAACAGCGGAGAAAAAATTCAGGGAACAGCCGATGATATTTTTAAACGATTTTATAAATCATCATCATCCGACAGTTCGGTTGGATTGGGTCTTGCCATTGTTCAGAAAATATGCGAAGTTTCGGGTTTTAAGGCCCTTTATTCTTATGAGGATAATTTGCACAATTTCAGCATTATTTTCGCCCCGGAATCAAACAATTTTGAAGCCTGA